Proteins from a genomic interval of Granulicella sp. L56:
- a CDS encoding glycoside hydrolase family 27 protein, with protein MVIAHVRKFILIGGFAICLALGTSGTGNAAPVAGNTTPAWNGLAPTPPMGYNNWSYYQCNINEALILAQAKALVSSGLAKKGYDTITIDDCWMAKKRNSDGTLAGDPQKFPHGMAWMGQQVHALGLKFGIYEDAGDKTCAGFPGSWNFFQKDADTFAKWNVDYIKLDGCNVPAVPGKTNEEAYHYAYKAFSDAILHTHRKMVYSESAPAYFQNTPDDWYLVLGWVAKYGNLWREGDDIALGQYSGASKWKSLNYNYSYNVGLWKYAGPGHWNDPDFLLVGDSGLSGDEMQSQMSLWAIMAAPLISSTNIAKISPAALSILSNADVIAVDQDPAGVQGHIVQFGETYDVLAKPLSNGDVAVVLYNKGSAPKKIATTATLAGFKSPSSLKLKNLVSKSITTSKGTIEAIVPPHGSVIYRVTAQ; from the coding sequence ATGGTTATCGCACATGTCCGCAAGTTTATCCTGATTGGCGGCTTCGCAATTTGTCTTGCTCTCGGCACGTCTGGGACTGGAAATGCCGCACCTGTGGCAGGGAACACAACTCCCGCGTGGAACGGTCTTGCACCCACTCCACCCATGGGATATAACAATTGGTCGTATTACCAGTGCAATATCAACGAAGCGTTGATTCTGGCGCAAGCGAAGGCATTGGTCAGCTCCGGTCTTGCCAAAAAAGGATACGACACCATCACCATTGACGATTGCTGGATGGCAAAGAAGCGCAACAGCGATGGAACGCTTGCTGGCGATCCACAGAAGTTTCCTCACGGGATGGCATGGATGGGGCAACAGGTACACGCACTAGGCCTCAAGTTCGGCATCTATGAAGATGCGGGTGACAAGACGTGCGCGGGATTTCCGGGCTCGTGGAATTTCTTCCAAAAAGATGCGGACACCTTCGCAAAATGGAATGTGGACTACATTAAGCTCGATGGCTGCAACGTACCAGCGGTGCCGGGTAAAACAAACGAAGAGGCATACCATTACGCATATAAGGCGTTTAGTGATGCCATCCTACATACCCACCGGAAGATGGTGTACTCCGAGTCTGCGCCCGCTTATTTTCAAAATACTCCTGATGACTGGTATCTGGTGTTGGGGTGGGTTGCGAAGTATGGAAATCTGTGGCGCGAAGGTGACGATATCGCGCTGGGACAGTACTCTGGCGCAAGCAAGTGGAAGAGCCTTAACTATAACTACAGCTACAACGTTGGCCTTTGGAAGTACGCCGGCCCGGGGCATTGGAATGATCCGGACTTCCTGTTAGTTGGTGACAGCGGTCTCAGCGGCGATGAGATGCAATCTCAGATGTCCCTATGGGCAATCATGGCTGCGCCGCTCATCAGCAGCACAAATATCGCAAAGATCAGTCCAGCGGCGCTCTCTATATTGAGCAACGCGGATGTAATTGCAGTCGATCAGGACCCGGCAGGCGTTCAGGGCCACATTGTGCAGTTCGGGGAGACCTATGATGTGCTTGCCAAGCCGCTCTCAAACGGGGACGTGGCAGTGGTGCTGTACAACAAGGGGAGCGCTCCGAAGAAGATTGCCACGACGGCTACGCTCGCGGGATTCAAGAGCCCTTCATCCCTGAAGCTCAAGAATCTGGTATCGAAATCGATCACGACATCGAAGGGGACGATTGAGGCAATTGTGCCGCCGCACGGTTCCGTCATCTATCGGGTCACCGCACAATAA
- a CDS encoding beta-N-acetylhexosaminidase, with the protein MSILTRREFIQAAGGATMSRAIVPHVPFGTRAAIAPAMNFSRNDNTANTPIQFLIFPEPREISASQNNFVLDSQARVVIPSNASDEDLFLASSLVNEIGDQFGLYLKIERVENLNGQQRTILMGSISNPLVQQCCSHLSPSANIDTLGPEGYILRSEENTILVAGSDERGAFYGMQSLRQLLISQDNRLSFKGVHIRDWPDKPFRGIYLFLPGRDNIAFFKRFVRDYMALYKFNTLIMEMGASMRLDKHPELNYGWVQFARDANYSCRNYPPRPFHDIEQNSSHQDTADGGFLEKEEVADLVRWIEKHHIELIPEIASFTHSYYLLTRQKELAAIPENKWPDIYCPTNPKAYSLVFEVYDEYIDLLKPKSIHIGHDELFLPVGASPHCADVDIGELFGEDVRKIHDYLASKGIKTQLWGDMLLESVRGVGLKKQVAPDGWIYQTPGGMTPEQVGRLIPKDCLIFNWFWSKGEGTESNAELNEATLDKMGFQQVFGNFTPDIENYESRKKRTTLLGAATSSWSATNEFNFGKDLMINFLGSSSILWSGQVMQTEKLVDRIQSMLPGIRGRLSGIVVPSLTEKLIIPIDISEKFNTSETLASLGTDLAGLKTGLVYLQKIPFDLKSVNGKCAIAVGVEGRGNSGLADAVTGIRVGEAATSLIFLHAAAKPASNKESFRLIWDQEDTADLLGWYEIVYEDGFITSIPIRYGVNILEWDWGRRPTAHNYCYGADALSVGSHPDSNISFFAFEWINPRLGKVIEEVRLKGTKDFRGGSNDFNNSYGPVIESNAVILKAVSVVRKRT; encoded by the coding sequence ATGAGCATCCTTACACGTCGTGAGTTTATCCAGGCAGCGGGAGGAGCCACAATGAGTCGGGCTATTGTTCCTCATGTTCCTTTTGGTACGCGAGCGGCGATAGCTCCAGCTATGAACTTCAGTCGCAATGATAATACTGCAAACACCCCAATCCAGTTCCTTATCTTTCCAGAGCCAAGAGAAATCTCCGCTTCGCAAAATAATTTTGTTCTCGATAGCCAGGCACGTGTTGTTATTCCGTCTAATGCGTCAGATGAAGACCTATTCCTTGCGAGTTCTCTCGTCAACGAAATAGGTGATCAGTTTGGTCTTTATCTTAAAATTGAGAGGGTGGAAAATCTCAATGGTCAACAGCGCACCATTCTAATGGGATCAATAAGCAATCCCTTGGTACAGCAATGCTGTTCTCATCTCTCGCCGTCTGCAAACATTGATACCCTTGGCCCAGAAGGTTATATTCTCCGCAGTGAAGAGAACACCATTCTTGTGGCTGGCAGTGACGAGCGCGGTGCATTTTATGGAATGCAGTCTCTTCGTCAACTACTTATTAGCCAGGATAACCGTCTCTCCTTTAAAGGTGTCCATATACGGGATTGGCCCGATAAGCCTTTTCGGGGAATATATTTGTTTCTTCCTGGCCGCGACAATATAGCTTTCTTCAAGCGGTTCGTGCGCGACTACATGGCGTTATATAAATTCAATACCCTAATCATGGAGATGGGTGCGAGTATGCGCCTCGATAAGCACCCTGAGCTGAATTATGGATGGGTGCAGTTCGCAAGGGACGCAAACTATAGCTGTAGAAATTATCCTCCTAGACCTTTTCACGACATCGAACAGAACTCTTCTCACCAGGACACGGCTGATGGTGGATTTTTAGAAAAGGAAGAGGTCGCAGATTTGGTGAGATGGATTGAAAAGCACCATATAGAACTTATACCAGAGATTGCTTCGTTTACTCATAGCTACTACCTTTTGACACGACAAAAAGAACTGGCTGCGATTCCGGAAAACAAATGGCCAGACATCTATTGCCCCACAAATCCGAAGGCCTACTCTTTGGTATTTGAGGTCTATGACGAGTACATCGATCTTCTTAAGCCGAAAAGTATCCACATTGGCCATGATGAATTATTCCTACCTGTAGGAGCATCTCCGCATTGTGCAGATGTAGACATCGGCGAACTCTTTGGAGAAGATGTTCGCAAGATTCACGACTATCTAGCTTCGAAGGGTATCAAAACACAGCTTTGGGGCGACATGCTGCTTGAATCAGTTCGCGGTGTAGGTCTAAAAAAACAGGTCGCCCCGGACGGTTGGATTTATCAGACTCCCGGCGGCATGACACCAGAACAGGTGGGTCGGCTCATCCCAAAGGATTGTCTAATCTTTAATTGGTTTTGGAGTAAAGGAGAGGGGACTGAGAGCAACGCAGAATTAAACGAGGCTACTCTCGACAAGATGGGCTTCCAGCAAGTATTTGGGAACTTCACTCCCGACATTGAAAATTATGAGTCGAGAAAAAAGCGCACCACTCTTTTAGGGGCAGCTACATCCTCATGGTCCGCGACCAATGAATTCAACTTTGGCAAGGACCTGATGATCAATTTTTTAGGATCCAGCAGTATTCTTTGGTCTGGTCAGGTCATGCAGACTGAAAAATTAGTCGATCGAATCCAATCGATGCTTCCAGGTATCCGGGGACGACTATCAGGAATAGTTGTTCCAAGTCTCACTGAGAAACTCATCATTCCCATAGATATTTCAGAGAAATTTAATACAAGCGAGACTTTAGCTTCGCTAGGTACGGATTTAGCCGGCCTAAAAACAGGATTGGTGTATCTTCAAAAAATTCCATTCGACTTGAAATCGGTGAATGGAAAATGCGCGATTGCTGTAGGAGTAGAGGGAAGAGGCAATTCTGGACTAGCTGACGCTGTTACGGGCATTCGTGTCGGAGAAGCAGCAACCAGTCTGATCTTTCTTCATGCAGCAGCAAAACCTGCTTCTAACAAGGAGAGCTTCAGACTCATCTGGGACCAAGAAGACACAGCGGATCTATTGGGATGGTATGAAATCGTCTATGAAGATGGATTTATTACTAGTATCCCGATTCGCTACGGTGTCAATATTCTCGAATGGGATTGGGGACGAAGACCTACTGCACATAATTATTGCTATGGCGCAGATGCCCTGTCTGTTGGAAGCCATCCAGACAGTAATATTTCATTTTTCGCTTTCGAGTGGATAAATCCTAGATTAGGTAAAGTGATTGAAGAGGTCCGACTAAAAGGAACTAAGGATTTCCGCGGTGGCTCGAATGATTTTAATAACAGCTACGGTCCAGTGATAGAAAGCAACGCTGTGATCTTAAAGGCAGTCAGTGTAGTCAGGAAACGGACTTGA